A window of Strix aluco isolate bStrAlu1 chromosome 2, bStrAlu1.hap1, whole genome shotgun sequence contains these coding sequences:
- the EXPH5 gene encoding exophilin-5 isoform X1, with amino-acid sequence MVRQYRKLLKRKKSGTVLQGVTGEWFEEIQRKKFQNYIDVNRMLKPPLEHQLRKSKNTNHKELKMSSCTNPQAQKNTSASFLGFRSPFAWLFSFRKSRKNQTQKQPRYDSSASPSSKVEEMATAEMCNSPMSTETSGHSFDANQNEMMEKSTQEWNEQLEKEFFSVLNDLDDQLAQEQAQDPVDRTVTTSSASNVQYSSAFPTPKRQTASRGQHRNDWSDMPSTFFPDGLRTIRAKDEHKIFIRPRKLHSAYINWRQTAFQEDYNYGDPVDGNPHLLSSRLSSVSFGRSSEGSLYPPSITQNSGFRHKSCMNRDTAGRSYSVCSLRRCPSSVSSDQLSASSLQHPLARESNNGFVPRFGRQNPKRIPLSSIVWNNTPDSPGQTSTQEKMFRTQSLMEIHATDRGRYPSSLQETKKYACYHSKHHYRRSISSSNCFSRVSCPDKATSLLPFDNWENYPLYKSENNLSRSYYRDTSHGKLYANQKNSPYGGKDSSPPWADIPQYYSDEAFISPDASFEMIMANLNDQQLPHTNNAKFGSQRLQNDFHMYSPENTNIKRIMRSANRTFSEFTEGCQPWLSGNSSVSSSSIRTDESVFPNSKDQTKPIGLNRNSVVVTQRSTKADFTQPEQAEGMKLPGEDMPLQSVSQQADTNYVNTQSFPSNSRASAMLQSDASLFNTMRSKRQTQVTARGDIAKMYTSNGDKRNVQMKENNCPPNSAFSQPPYILPADESRKEPLLPSQKEWEHNLCYAAKRGSIKQDNRSAEAINQATPKRQSSLLNVASTPSTEKSANCQGMLSCPPKYSSSSSQSSPQALSHKDSSKCLGTLTSSSVNCTVTESQAEGGKTAQVSRTRVTKKISQKTLQNTSTLLTKDCNGQFTASSPQNGNSGNICMHRFDGDPKTSEHSLSYFCLEKESGKIRSNSLCVERLREQDNLLRHTSSCSITGSPSRNSLKSPDPLVIYYTLPRKSASIAGSIMSDTPISLPRESRTTYNYLRSETPQRADAFCPNQRDVSCLDRKHSFLTPASLNVATSNKEKDYRTLTKSPNSSVSSSTSVELTDRCKHLSRRESSVFSDCKERGNFLQKYKTTSTFTVCVDEDHVKYHELVSIYYTLPRRHSRTFCNLFRDNPEDTDLPCPKENAQSSRIRNKKNEGHVSLANVFFPSTLEKEVPSYSSDQVSSSLVTPQNLGTAVDSEEENSHLSPSSEKICTSKSVSMVHNRKDSSDLSLAENVLSDMVAKEISFGGPQSTAIVAKSDKAISDVSSSQNTEMCLKEKEVLQTTTPLMSTLSIPPKPGRHLENSLYSTSTNKNIIHKGNSENCCQPPKVNTNKNLSGLLLHPGGKSSLGRKGNTEHADVPVPPAEGMYRDRTEVKQRVNFLHQTTPLYNNKCSGLQLRADSSRKNANNLNSCSKVLSESQNKASEVSTASSADPLLQLDEVVSTDTGDLKNSEMKKERNSQSTCVGKDYSGLQESERHSEGSLNINCKDKVPRVTQDQKTTQSAEDENKLLSECTRDKVKDIEKRKNRPSIKNKLAAVYKTSRKFSSKHLPPKPHISNIFSQNDGSATSSEVDMSLNSLISVDSYQPFLQLDNENQNHSLNPDKNMPRPRAAKNKKTENQNDPSLLVNNTDWKSFTSSYTQKEAISPSKNTVNVENRPNLTTLFLDKAVTTRNKNFQTPDLRLESKSQPISPSAALSDLLDDEKRSVSSRACSPPLPLLTDKNSNTYVNSCLQADVCLGQNLTSRTVLGQCQNTSQSASLKNANLQSYQLSKSYAKSQRERHLSESICARDSDETFASGSNVLPKGGIHGKRFKSYSELLSCDENENWASDDEKCYSTRNLMYPSVEFGIFGKEQQLAFLENIKRSLTEGRLWRPCLLNNPGALRDRDPPSINRAELLSSSSAGSKMSSAASSPREPTDTYREYPAAYSDSDSDTTTDDEYYLDEIDKESEL; translated from the exons ATGGTGCGGCAATATCG caaacttctgaagagaaagaagtCTGGAACAGTGCTGCAGGGAGTGACTGGAGAATGGtttgaagaaatacaaagaaaaaaatttcagaattaCATTGATGTCAATAGAATGCTAAAGCCACCATTAGAGCATCAGCTAAGGAAGAGCAAAAACACCA atcataaagaattaaaaatgtcATCCTGCACAAATCCTCAAGCACAAAAGAACACTTCAGCTTCCTTTCTGGGGTTCAGATCACCTTTTGCTTGGCTCTTCTCCTTTAGAAAATCAAGGAAAAACCAGACTCAGAAGCAACCACG ATATGACAGTTCTGCTAGCCCATCTTCGAAAGTGGAAGAAATGGCAACG GCTGAAATGTGTAATTCCCCAATGTCAACTGAAACAAGTGGTCATTCTTTTGAtgcaaaccaaaatgaaatgaTGGAGAAAAGTACACAGGAATGGAATGAACAGCTAGAGAAGGAGTTTTTCAGTG tTCTAAATGACCTGGATGACCAGCTGGCCCAGGAACAAGCCCAAGACCCAGTGGACAGGACAGTTACTACTAGCAGTGCATCAAATGTCCAGTACAGTAGTGCATTCCCTACTCCAAAGAGGCAGACTGCTAGTAGGGGGCAACACAGAAATGACTGGAGTGACATGCCTAGCACATTTTTCCCCGATGGTCTAAGAACAATAAGAGCCAAAGATGAACACAAGATTTTCATCAGACCAAGGAAATTACACAGTGCATATATAAACTGGCGCCAGACAGCCTTTCAAGAAGATTATAATTATGGTGATCCAGTCGATGGAAATCCTCATCTGCTAAGCAGCAGGTTGTCTTCCGTTTCTTTCGGACGGTCTTCAGAAGGTAGCTTATATCCTCCTTCTATAACACAGAACAGTGGATTTAGGCACAAGAGTTGTATGAACAGGGATACAGCTGGCAGAAGTTACTCTGTATGTTCCCTTCGGAGATGTCCATCATCAGTATCTTCTGACCAGCTATCAGCATCTAGTTTACAGCATCCATTGGCAAGGGAGAGCAACAATGGTTTTGTACCAAGGTTTGGTCGACAGAACCCAAAGAGAATTCCTCTGTCCTCTATTGTGTGGAACAACACACCAGACTCTCCTGGACAAACATCAactcaagaaaaaatgtttagaacCCAATCACTGATGGAGATTCATGCTACAGACCGTGGTAGATATCCTAGCTCTTTGCAAGAAACCAAGAAATACGCATGTTACCACTCAAAACACCACTACAGAAGATCTATTTCAAGCAGTAATTGCTTTAGTAGAGTTAGTTGCCCTGACAAAGCTACTTCTCTGTTGCCCTTTGATAACTGGGAAAATTACCCATTatacaaatcagaaaataatctCTCTAGATCCTACTACAGAGATACTTCTCATGGCAAGTTGTATGCAAACCAAAAGAATTCTCCTTATGGAGGAAAAGACAGCTCTCCTCCTTGGGCTGATATTCCTCAGTACTACAGTGATGAAGCGTTTATTTCCCCTGATGCCAGCTTTGAAATGATTATGGCTAATTTAAATGACCAGCAGTTGCCACATACAAACAATGCCAAGTTTGGTTCACAGCGCCTACAGAACGATTTTCACATGTATTCTCCAGAAAATACAAATATCAAAAGGATAATGAGAAGTGCAAATAGAACTTTTTCAGAATTCACCGAGGGCTGTCAGCCTTGGCTAAGTGGTAactcttcagtttcttcatctAGTATCAGAACTGATGAGTCAGTCTTTCCTAATTCAAAGGACCAAACAAAACCTATAGGACTGAACAGGAATTCAGTTGTCGTTACGCAAAGAAGTACTAAGGCAGACTTTACACAACCAGAACAGGCTGAAGGTATGAAACTGCCAGGGGAAGACATGCCGTTACAGTCAGTTTCTCAACAAGCAGATACAAACTACGTCAACACTCAGAGTTTTCCCTCTAACAGCCGTGCTTCTGCCATGTTGCAAAGCGATGCATCTCTCTTTAACACAATGAGATCAAAGAGACAAACCCAAGTCACTGCCAGAGGAGATATTGCAAAAATGTATACATCAAACGGTGATAAAAGAAATGtacaaatgaaggaaaacaattgCCCACCCAACAGTGCGTTCAGTCAGCCTCCCTACATTTTGCCAGCTGATGAGAGCAGGAAGGAACCTCTTCTTCCAAGTCAGAAAGAATGGGAACATAATCTGTGTTATGCAGCAAAAAGAGGGAGCATCAAACAGGATAATCGGAGTGCAGAAGCCATTAACCAAGCTACTCCAAAGAGACAGTCCTCACTGCTGAATGTTGCTTCCACTCCGTCTACTGAAAAATCAGCAAACTGTCAAGGCATGTTGTCCTGTCCTCCCAAATATTCATCTAGCTCCTCACAAAGCTCTCCACAAGCACTTTCTCATAAAGACAGTTCTAAATGTTTAGGAACACTAACTAGCTCTTCAGTAAATTGCACAGTTACTGAATCTCAAGCAGAAGGTGGAAAAACAGCTCAAGTGAGCAGAACACGTGTTACCAAaaagatttcacagaaaacactgcagaatACAAGCACTTTACTTACTAAGGACTGTAATGGACAGTTCACTGCTAGTTCTCCACAAAATGGAAATTCTGGAAATATTTGTATGCATAGATTTGATGGCGACCCTAAGACCTCTGAGCATAGTTTAAGTTATTTTTGCCTtgaaaaagaaagtggaaaaataaggAGTAATTCACTTTGTGTTGAAAGGCTTCGTGAGCAAGACAACTTGCTGAGACATACCAGTAGCTGCAGCATTACTGGCTCCCCTAGCAGAAACAGCCTCAAATCTCCTGACCCACTTGTTATTTATTACACTTTGCCTAGAAAATCAGCCAGCATTGCTGGTAGTATTATGTCAGATACACCCATCTCTTTACCTAGAGAAAGTAGAACAACATACAATTATTTAAGGTCTGAAACTCCACAGAGAGCTGATGCCTTTTGTCCTAATCAAAGAGATGTGTCTTGTTTAGATAGAAAACATTCCTTTTTAACTCCAGCATCATTAAATGTTGCTAcaagtaacaaagaaaaagattacCGTACTTTAACCAAAAGTCCTAATAGTTCAGTAAGTAGTAGTACATCAGTTGAACTGACAGACAGATGTAAACATCTAAGTCGAAGAGAATCCTCTGTGTTTTCAGATTGTAAGGAGAGGGGAaattttttgcagaaatataAAACTACAAGCACATTTACAGTTTGTGTTGATGAAGACCATGTCAAGTATCATGAACTAGTTTCAATTTATTACACATTACCACGGAGGCATTCAAGAACATTTTGTAACCTCTTTAGAGATAATCCAGAGGATACAGATCTACCTTGTCCCAAAGAAAATGCTCAGTCATCAAGAATAcgaaacaagaaaaatgaaggtCATGTGAGTTTAGCAAATGTTTTCTTCCCCAGTACTTTGGAAAAAGAGGTGCCTTCATATTCTTCTGACCAAGTATCTTCATCTCTGGTCACACCTCAGAATTTAGGAACTGCTGTTGATAGTGAAGAAGAGAATTCCCACTTATCTCCTAGCTCTGAGAAGATATGTACTTCAAAGTCAGTGAGTATGGTACATAACAGGAAAGATAGTTCAGATCTTTCATTAGCAGAAAATGTGCTTTCTGACATGGTggcaaaagaaatttcttttggtGGTCCACAATCCACTGCAATAGTGGCAAAGTCAGATAAGGCCATTTCTGATGTTTCAAGCAgccaaaatacagaaatgtgcctaaaagaaaaggaagttttgcAAACAACCACACCGCTAATGTCCACTTTATCAATCCCTCCCAAGCCAGGCAGACATTTAGAGAATTCTTTGTATTCTActtcaacaaataaaaatattatacatAAGGGAAACTCTGAAAACTGCTGTCAGCCCCCTAAAGTAAACACCAATAAAAATCTGAGCGGTTTACTCCTCCACCCAGGAGGGAAGAGTTCCCTTGGAAGGAAAGGTAACACAGAGCATGCTGATGTGCCGGTTCCTCCTGCGGAAGGCATGTACAGGGATCGTACTGAAGTCAAACAGAGAGTAAATTTCCTACATCAAACCACCCCTCTGTATAATAATAAATGTAGTGGACTGCAATTAAGGGCTGACAGTtcaagaaaaaatgcaaataatttaaacTCTTGTAGCAAAGTGCTTTCAGAGTCTCAGAACAAAGCATCTGAGGTAAGCACAGCTTCCAGTGCTGATCCATTACTTCAGCTAGATGAAGTGGTTAGCACAGATACAGGTGATTTAAagaattcagaaatgaaaaaagagagaaactcaCAGAGTACTTGTGTAGGTAAAGATTATAGTGGTTTGCAGGAATCAGAGAGGCACAGTGAAGGCAGCCTGAACATTAACTGTAAAGATAAAGTTCCCAGGGTTACACAAGATCAGAAGACAACACAGAGTGCCGAAGACGAGAACAAGCTTCTCTCTGAGTGCACAAGAGACAAAGTCAAAGatatagaaaaaaggaaaaacagaccttcaattaaaaataaactggcaGCTGTTTACAAAACAAGTCGAAAATTTTCAAGTAAACATTTACCCCCCAAACCACACATAAgtaacattttttcacagaatgatGGAAGTGCCACTTCTTCAGAGGTTGACATGTCTCTTaactcactgatttcagtggattCTTATCAGCCATTCCTGCAGTTGGACAATGAAAATCAGAATCACAGTCTGAACCCTGATAAGAATATGCCAAGACCAAGAGCAGCTAAGAATAAGAAGACTGAAAATCAGAATGACCCTTCTTTGCTTGTTAATAACACCGATTGGAAGTCTTTTACAAGCTCATACACCCAGAAGGAAGCCATCAGTCCCTCCAAAAATACAGTGAATGTGGAAAATAGGCCAAATCTTACAACCCTATTTCTAGATAAAGCGGTAACCACAAGAAATAAGAATTTCCAAACACCTGATCTCAGGTTAGAAAGCAAAAGCCAGCCCATCTCTCCTAGTGCTGCTTTGTCAGACCTACTGGATGATGAGAAAAGAAGCGTTAGCAGTCGTGCCTGCAGTCCTCCCTTGCCACTTTTAACTGACAAAAACTCAAACACATATGTAAATAGCTGCTTGCAGGCAGACGTATGTCTAGGGCAAAACTTGACTTCCCGGACAGTGCTTGGTCAGTGTCAAAATACCTCTCAGTCTGCTAGCTTAAAAAATGCTAACTTACAGAGCTATCAGTTGAGCAAGAGTTATGCCAAAAGTCAGCGTGAGCGTCACCTTTCTGAGAGTATTTGTGCTCGAGATTCCGATGAGACCTTTGCCTCGGGAAGTAATGTTCTACCAAAAGGTGGTATACATGGGAAAAGATTTAAGTCTTACTCAGAGCTGTTGTCTtgtgatgaaaatgaaaactggGCATCGGATGATGAAAAATGTTACAGCACTAGAAATTTGATGTATCCTTCTGTTGAATTTGGTATATTCGGCAAAGAACAACAGTTGGCTTTCCTGGAAAATATCAAGAGGTCACTCACAGAAGGGCGATTATGGAGACCTTGCCTTCTTAATAACCCTGGTGCTCTCAGAGATAGAGACCCCCCTTCTATAAACAGGGCTGAGCTTCTGAGCTCAAGTTCTGCTGGGAGCAAAATGTCATCGGCTGCTTCATCCCCCCGAGAGCCGACTGATACCTACCGGGAATACCCAGCAGCTTATTCGGACTCAGACAGTGATACCACCACCGATGATGAATACTACCTAGATGAGATAGATAAAGAATCAGAGCTATGA